Proteins encoded together in one Ictidomys tridecemlineatus isolate mIctTri1 chromosome 3, mIctTri1.hap1, whole genome shotgun sequence window:
- the Krtap24-1 gene encoding keratin-associated protein 24-1, which translates to MSLMGYPGLCNATSHRTHCYIPVTSVALCSSDVNSTFGHCLPSNYQGNLWLLDHCQESYCEVPNCESPSCEPKTCTTDCDSTNSCVPCNSPSTGQVVGACETTNIKSGPSCSPCTWTKGYVSNCYRPARYPSRACHTLLDGSNCFGQLNYLPKNFRPLNSYSQLGSLKYRSYQDSGFISRGFSPSCYIASSYQPLSSLMRNCQYPNYGSMSYRPLSYLSRNFRSLSCIPSTFPPLRYLCSGSRPLNCY; encoded by the coding sequence ATGTCTCTTATGGGCTATCCTGGGCTTTGCAATGCCACATCTCACAGGACTCATTGTTACATCCCAGTGACTTCTGTTGCTCTTTGCTCCAGTGATGTAAACTCTACCTTTGGACACTGTTTACCCAGTAACTACCAAGGCAATCTCTGGCTCCTGGACCACTGCCAAGAATCCTACTGTGAAGTGCCAAACTGTGAATCTCCCAGCTGTGAGCCCAAGACCTGTACCACAGATTGTGACTCCACAAACTCCTGTGTGCCCTGCAACTCCCCATCCACAGGCCAAGTCGTCGGTGCCTGTGAAACTACCAACATCAAATCTGGCCCCAGCTGCAGCCCATGTACTTGGACCAAGGGGTACGTATCCAATTGCTACAGGCCTGCTCGATATCCTTCCAGAGCTTGCCACACACTCCTGGATGGCTCCAACTGCTTTGGGCAACTCAACTATTTACCTAAGAATTTCCGCCCTTTAAACAGCTACAGCCAGCTGGGTAGTTTGAAGTATAGAAGCTACCAAGATTCTGGTTTCATCTCCAGGGGCTTCTCACCATCATGTTATATTGCCAGCAGCTACCAACCCCTAAGTTCTTTAATGAGAAATTGCCAGTATCCAAATTATGGGTCTATGAGTTACCGACCACTGAGCTATTTATCTAGAAACTTCCGATCTCTGAGCTGTATACCCAGTACCTTTCCACCTCTGAGGTATTTATGCAGTGGCAGCAGACCTTTGAATTGCTATTGA